One Methanomassiliicoccales archaeon genomic region harbors:
- a CDS encoding 3-isopropylmalate dehydratase large subunit: MVALTFAQKILSRACGRSVEPGEIVDAKIDLAMSHENAALVIKAFEEIGASRVWDPNRIVILFDHRVPANSIKTAENHKFIRNFVKKTGIRYFYDAGEGICHQVLPEKGHVLPGIVIVGTDSHTTTYGAFGAFATGIGATEMAAAWATGELWFRVPETLRIIIRGQLKNCVSAKDVILHIIGTLGAEGANYMAVEFAGECVDRMSIASRMVLSNMSMEMGAKIGVIFPDKTTEEWLKERIKSPYEIIRSDPDAPARVEEFDISNLSPQVATPHSVDNVVPVEEIAGTPIDQAVLGSCTNGRLEDLEAAVKILNGRRICKSVRFIVIPASRETYIEAAERGILTSLARSGAIILNPGCGPCLGAHQGLLASGERCISTTNRNFKGRMGSPDAEIYLASPETVAASALKGEITDPRGV, encoded by the coding sequence ATGGTTGCATTGACTTTCGCTCAAAAAATTCTTTCAAGGGCATGCGGTCGTTCGGTTGAACCAGGCGAGATAGTCGATGCAAAAATTGACCTTGCAATGTCTCATGAAAACGCAGCTCTTGTCATAAAAGCGTTTGAGGAAATCGGCGCATCTCGTGTTTGGGATCCAAACCGAATTGTCATCCTCTTTGATCATCGGGTGCCGGCCAATAGCATCAAGACGGCTGAAAATCACAAATTTATACGTAATTTCGTAAAGAAAACCGGTATCAGGTACTTTTACGATGCTGGTGAAGGTATCTGTCATCAAGTACTTCCCGAAAAGGGCCATGTGTTGCCTGGAATAGTCATTGTGGGCACAGATTCGCACACAACGACATATGGCGCGTTTGGTGCATTCGCAACAGGCATCGGAGCAACTGAAATGGCTGCTGCGTGGGCAACTGGAGAACTTTGGTTCAGGGTGCCGGAAACTCTTCGCATCATCATCCGTGGCCAATTGAAGAATTGCGTATCTGCTAAGGACGTCATATTACACATTATAGGGACTCTTGGTGCCGAGGGTGCGAATTACATGGCCGTTGAATTCGCTGGCGAATGTGTAGATAGAATGTCAATCGCCTCGAGAATGGTCTTATCGAACATGAGTATGGAAATGGGAGCTAAGATAGGTGTTATATTTCCTGACAAAACGACGGAGGAGTGGTTGAAGGAGAGAATCAAAAGCCCTTATGAGATCATTCGCTCCGATCCCGACGCTCCCGCAAGAGTTGAGGAATTTGATATCTCAAACCTTTCACCTCAGGTGGCGACGCCCCATTCTGTTGATAATGTTGTACCCGTGGAGGAAATTGCCGGGACACCTATCGATCAAGCTGTTCTTGGTTCCTGCACAAATGGACGTCTTGAAGATCTGGAGGCGGCGGTTAAGATTTTGAACGGAAGGAGAATATGCAAGAGTGTTCGATTTATCGTGATTCCCGCATCTCGCGAAACATATATTGAAGCCGCAGAACGTGGAATACTCACTTCGCTTGCGAGGAGTGGCGCTATTATTCTTAATCCTGGTTGTGGTCCATGCCTCGGAGCCCATCAAGGATTGCTCGCATCTGGCGAACGATGCATTTCCACGACAAATCGCAATTTCAAGGGTCGAATGGGTAGCCCGGATGC